Part of the Suricata suricatta isolate VVHF042 chromosome 8, meerkat_22Aug2017_6uvM2_HiC, whole genome shotgun sequence genome, gtgtgggagGGTGAGGTGGGATATGATCAGGCTGACACTCTGAGAAGTGGGAGAGGGCTAGGTGTGAGCTGCCTTTTTTATTCCCTGGGACCTTAAGAGCCTGGAAGCAGAGTCAAGGCAAAGGGGCTCTTCCCACCGCTCCTAAGAGTCTGCAATTAAAGAAGGGAGGTttcaggggcgccttggtggctcagctggttaagcatccaattctttttttttaatgtttatttagaaaaattgagagggaagaggtggtggaggggcagagagagagggagacagggatcgaagtggactctgtgctaacagcagtgagcccaatgtgggcctcaaactcatgaaccttgagatcatgacctgaggtgaagggggatgcttaaccgaatgaaccacccaggcgcccctctttttttttttttaatatgtgaggatttagaaaaaatatttatttattttgagagagagagtgcacgcatgagtgagtgagagagcatgagcaggggaggcacagagagaggagaaagagaatcccaaggaggcccaACGatatcagcaccgagcccaatgtggggctcgatctcacaaaccatgagatcatgacctaagccgaaatcaagagctggatgtttaactgactgagccacccaggcgccccagcatctgactcttgattttggctcaggtcatgatttcacgattcatgagatcaagccctatgtcaggctctgtgctgacagctcagcacctgcttgggattctctctctccccctctctcctgctcgcacaCACGAgtgtgaactctctctctctcaaaataaataaatgaacttaaaaccGTGGCCATGCCACAGGATGCTGCCATGCACCCACACCCATAAACAGCCTTCCAGCCTGCCTCCACCCCACATACTCACTCCCTGGCATCTGAGACAGACTGGGTGTCACTCTCCAGCTCTTCCATGTGGCCCAGGAGTTGTTGGAGGAAGTGCTCCCTGGATGACTCCCCCCGCAAAGCCAGGTGCACGGCCAGGGCCTGCAGGATGGCGCCATTGTAGCCCAGGGAGGAGGCGTGTGTCAGCTGGGCTGAGAGCCGGGCAAACTAGGGCAGAGGCAGCGGAGGCAAAAGACTTGCTGTCACAGAACCCGACCTgcagagaaggggggtggggagccccgCAGCCAGCCCGCCTGGATTACCTTCTGCACGTCCTGGACTCTGCTGTAGGCCAGCGAGATGCCGGCCACCCGCATGGCACCCCCGTTGCCGTAGGAGCCTTTCCCGTTAAACTGGGCCCGGGCAGGCTCGAAGACGTCACGGCACTTGGGGCTCAGGAGCTTCTTGAAGACAGTGACTACTCCAGCGCCATAACCCCGGTCAGGGTCTTTCTTGTACTCCTGAGCAAATCTAGGGGACAGGATGGAGACAGGATTAGGGTTGAAACGATGCCTGTCAGGGGTGGGAGAGAACTCCGGCTGCTGGGAAAAGAGGATGCATTAGGGACTTCAGGCACCTGTCCCAGCAGGGCTGGCACCTCTGGCTTGGGAAGCCACGGCAGCATTACAGCGTCCTACTGAGGGCAGCGGGGTGTCCCAGCATGCCCCAACACCATCCCTCTGGTCAAGCAGCGCAGTTATTCTGCCCACCTGCTTTGCCTCACCCTGGGTTCATCCCCCTCACCTGTGAGCCATGTCCACCTCGTCGAAGGCCTCCTTGGCCAGCAGGGACTGCACCAGGGCCCTGGCCATGGCCGTGTCATCTGTGTAGTACAGTGCTTCtgcagggacagggtgggggtgagACCACACTGCAGGGCTTGAAGGTGGTGGCTTTggcctcctgcccacccctctccccctttttaaggtaagctctacatccaatgtggggcttaaagatcaagagctgcactgATTGAACCAAGCACCCCTGGTCTCCCACTTTTGCCAGTTCTAGAATGCCTGAAGTCAGTCTCTCACTCCGGCCCAGTTTCCCAGGCTGCAGGTTCTGGGATTTTCAGCAATTCCTTATTCTGAGTCCGTTATGACCTGCTGACTTCCCAAGGAAAATCTGCTCCCTTCCGCCCCCTGACCAGCTCTCctgcaccacccccaccctccaaccCAGCCTATATGTGCAGCCAGAAAATTCTTCCTCAAAGAAGACTATCACTTTCCTCAACTCACTCTCCTGCTCAAAATGGCTGTCTGTTGCTTTCAGGATTAGGCCAAATTCACTGCCTTGGCATCCCTTCCCCGTAGCCCCCTTCCCTCCGCGTCTCTCTTACATCCCACTGCTCCCCTCCACAGCCTCAGAGCCAACCCTGGGGCCTGGGCcgaccctccctcccccccgtcctcctcctcctcctcggtgCTGGGAGCACTGCTCTGGCACACCTGACTTGGCAACACTGGTTATATGAAGtcgtcccaagcaggctgtgagcCAGCAAGGGACTGGGACGTGGTTGTACTGCAGGAAGAGAGGGCTACAGAGAAGGAAGCACACTCCCTCGTGAGCCCTCATCCCCACTCCTGTGTATGGCAACCCCCcccttcactttttcttcttcactctctAGGAAGAGGCATCAACAGGCCTCTTCCCCACAGCCACACCCTTGACCAAGTGAGTCTCTGTTCCTGtccacccagcccagcccctcaggggacttgttcttcctcttctctcctgtcccctcaaCCCCTCCCTATGTGACGGAGCAACACCCATTCTCCCTTTGTGTTTCCTGTGCCCTGCCTTCCCCAGGGACCCACTTCATTACCATCCTCAGCCCGTGTGATTAGGGCTTAAGGTTCAGCCCACCAGTAGCCTCCTCAAATAGCATCCCCTATGCCTTTGTTCAGGGATGGACAGATGGCCAAGCCAGGCTGGGGAGACACAATCTGGGACTTCTGCTGGGGCTGCTGCAtactcttcctctgcctctagAGCGAGGGAAGCCAACCTGGAATAACATGGATCTTGGATCTGACCGAGAGGAGCTGGGTCTTGAGGACGTGACTTGAGCCCCTGGATTTCAGCTCTGCACAAAGCCAGACCTACCTCTGGACTTCTCAGCTATGTCACCCAATAAATTCTCTTTTTGCTTAGGTCATTCTGAGTTTTCTGCTACTTGCACCCAAAAGGTCCTGGAACACCTGCCAACCTAAAATGTTTTTCCCTTCATCTTAACATCAAACTGAAGATGAAATTAGAAACCATCCCTCCATCTTATCTTTGCCTCAACCAAGGCTCCTGGCTCTGTCTCCCATCATTCCAAACCATACTCTATTTCCTCCTTCTACTTCTTCCTAAACCCACTGAAATCTAACTTCCAGGTTTCAATGTTCTActgaaaatgcctttaaaaaatgtttattttttatttttcagagagagagagagagagagaataagcaggggaggggcagagagagagagagagaggcagacacagaatccaaagcaggctccaggctctgagctgccagcacagagcctgatgccggtggctcgaacacacaaaccccaaagtcagacgcttaaccgactgagccactcaggctccccttgTACTGAAAATGCTTTTCGGAACCAGACTTCGTTCTACTGAACCTCTCTGTAGCATGACACCACTAAGGAGTGTCCCCATCTTGCAATTCTCTGGGGTACTGCCGACACCCAtgcccttccccttcaactcctATCAAACCATTTCCCTCCCTAGTTCCGTTTGCTCCTTCAGGGTTCCGAGTATGACCCCTTTTGCTTACTATTCTACATGCTCTCCAAGAATCATCCTCCCCTTGACCTCAGACCTGACACTGGTCAGAGGCCTGAGGCAGGCCCCAGGTGCACAaggagagcagtggaggggagaCAGGGTTGATACACGTGGCACAGCACCGACGAAGCTGGGCTACAGCGAACTGGGGTGAGAGGAGCTGAGTGCAGAAAGCAAGGCCAAAGCGGGTAGAAGGTGACGCTGGAGAGTCAAGCGAGGGCCGGACAGGCAGGACAGGCTAAGGAATCTGGTTCTATTCTGAGGGTAAGGGAAGATCACTGCTGAGCTTCCGGTGCTCCCTGATGTGTGGAGAATGTGATTCGGGAGAACTGGGTAGAACAGGCAAAATCGGCAGCGGTGTATACACTGGACCAGGCGCAATGCAGGAGAATGACACCCGGGTTTTCGGCTTGCGAGGCTGAAAGAACGGTGTTGCCAGGCCGCGAGCTGGGGCGAGACGTGCGAAGCTGGGCCTCGAATGCCAACGTGCTGAGTCCGAGCCGCCTGTGGCTCGTCCAGACCCGGCCCCTGCAGCCCCGGGCGGCCTTATCTCCGATGCCTGTCCCTCCCGCCCCGAGGCCCCCGCCGAACTCGGGCCTCCGCGGCCTCACGTGCACCCGGCCCCGCCCACCTGTCCGCGCGCTCCCCTGCGAGCCCGGgtccggctccaggctctggacgtGACGGAGGACTGACGTCAGGGTGACGGTGTCGTGCGCCTCGTAGACAGAGCCCACGCAGTCCCCGAGCAGCGCGCCGGCCAGGCAGCCTCGGAAGCGAGAGAGGGAGCGGGCCGCCCCAGCCCCTGCGCAGCCCGCCGCCGTCATCGCCGCCGCCACCGCCATCCACGCGGGACAGTCGCCACTTCCGGTACTACCGGCGCGCCCCAGGGCAACGCTTCCCGCCAGCCCCACAGCGCCACCCAGCGGCCCGGAGCCTCGGCGCCTCTCCGCGCCCACAGTGCCGCCCAGCGGCCCGGAGACGCAAATGCGGGGGTAGGCATCACTGGTTTAGGCCTGGCTTCGGTGTTCAGCCCCATTCTCCTGTAAATGTCACAGATGGGCGGGCTGGCCACTAAAGGGTCGCTGAGAGGAGGGCCCTGAGCCAGAGCAGCGGACCATGGCAGCCCTTCAGGCCACTATCTCCATCCCCCTGCTCCCGTGACCTGCTTTTAGGAAGCCTCGCTCTGGGCCCCAGCAATCCCAGCCCTCCCCTGGGCTGTCCCAGCTCTTGGCTCCCTTAGGCCTGTcctatccccaccccccaccgctccccactctgggctctcCTAGGCATCAGGAGGGGAGGCAAGGGTCCAGCTGGAGCAAAGATGGTGAGCGGTCACACCGCTAGAGCCCAGGGGATGCTGGCCTAGTCCAgagatggcttccctgaggagggaggggggaaggaaatgAGAGGGAGAACAAGGAGCTTGCAGGGATGACGTTCCTCAGCTTTGCTCTTCCACACACAGGACGGCCAGGAGGCTTCTCGCTCCCTGCTGGCCACGTGCAGTAGCACCAGAAAACCATCTGGACTGAGAACCACATTTATTAGATtcattctctccatccctcccccaacctTCTATCTCCCATCTGACCTTCCCTTCATCCCTCAGCCCCCCAACACTAGACCAGCTCCAGCTGGCAGCTTTTGAGTGGACTCAGGGTGCGGTTTGTGGTCCGGCTGAAGGTGTCCACCTCAGGCACAAACTTCTCAGCAGGCACAGTCAGCTTCCGACGGGTGTCCATGCACTTGGTGTCCAATAGCATGGAGTTGGCTTTGCAGGCGATGTCAGCCTGCAGCCTGGCCAGGTGCTTGTAGAGAGCATCCAGTGCATCTCTAGGGAGGACGCATGATCAACCCATCACCCCTGTGTGACGCTGGGAGCTTGGGGCAAAGCTCTCTGGCCTTCAGTCAGGAAGACATCGAGGAAGCCAGAAGGCAGCAAAGGCCCCGTGGGTTGGAGGGGtctcccttccctgctgcccACTCCCCAAACTTACTGTGCTTGTGCCAGCTTCTGCTTCAGGGCAGTGATGGTTGCCTCTAATTGGTGAACCTCGTCGGTGAGGCCGTACTGTGCctaggggtgggggagtgggttGGGAGGCCCAGGTCAGTGTACTCTCCTTGAGTTTGGGTGCTGCCCTCCACCAGCACC contains:
- the ADPRHL2 gene encoding ADP-ribose glycohydrolase ARH3; amino-acid sequence: MAVAAAMTAAGCAGAGAARSLSRFRGCLAGALLGDCVGSVYEAHDTVTLTSVLRHVQSLEPDPGSQGSARTEALYYTDDTAMARALVQSLLAKEAFDEVDMAHRFAQEYKKDPDRGYGAGVVTVFKKLLSPKCRDVFEPARAQFNGKGSYGNGGAMRVAGISLAYSRVQDVQKFARLSAQLTHASSLGYNGAILQALAVHLALRGESSREHFLQQLLGHMEELESDTQSVSDARELGMEERPYSSRLKKIGALLEQDSVTREEVVSELGNGIAAFESVPTAIYCFLRCMEPDPEIPSAFNSLQRTLIYSISLGGDTDTIATMAGAIAGAYYGMEQVPESWQQSCEGYEETDVLAQNLHRLFQKSL